Proteins encoded in a region of the Altererythrobacter ishigakiensis genome:
- a CDS encoding YgfZ/GcvT domain-containing protein, whose product MTATRLFDRAVIRLSAQDDSENVRDFLQGLVTNDVSGELPVSAALLSAQGKAMFDFLVWSDGSDVLLDCEAAVADDLAKRLSLYRLRRKINIERDDSLAVNWSIEESDGVYPDPRLAELGYRWLSPASEEDEQADAAWLAHRLSLGVPEGYAELGEILWLETNAVELNGVSFDKGCYIGQENTARMNWRQKVNRRLVVVPLGTSDEKRQKVAYPGLGMAVDHLRVENIDPEAAPNWMRETLTPAD is encoded by the coding sequence ATGACCGCAACCCGCCTATTTGACCGCGCTGTGATCCGCCTGTCCGCGCAGGACGATAGTGAGAATGTGCGCGATTTCCTGCAAGGCCTCGTCACCAATGACGTTAGCGGTGAGCTGCCGGTCTCTGCCGCGCTGCTGAGCGCGCAGGGCAAGGCGATGTTCGATTTCCTCGTTTGGTCAGATGGCTCAGATGTGTTGCTCGATTGTGAAGCGGCCGTGGCCGACGACCTCGCCAAACGGCTTTCGCTCTATCGCCTTCGCCGAAAGATCAATATCGAGCGCGATGACAGTCTGGCCGTCAATTGGAGCATTGAAGAAAGCGATGGGGTTTATCCAGATCCGCGGCTGGCCGAATTGGGGTATCGTTGGCTGAGCCCGGCAAGCGAAGAGGACGAGCAGGCCGACGCGGCCTGGCTCGCGCATCGCCTCTCTCTAGGTGTGCCAGAAGGTTACGCCGAACTTGGCGAGATACTCTGGCTGGAAACCAACGCAGTCGAACTGAATGGCGTCAGCTTCGACAAGGGTTGCTACATCGGTCAGGAGAACACCGCGCGCATGAATTGGCGACAGAAGGTCAATCGACGTCTGGTCGTCGTTCCGCTCGGCACATCAGATGAAAAGCGCCAAAAGGTGGCCTATCCCGGTCTAGGCATGGCTGTCGACCATTTGCGGGTGGAGAACATCGATCCCGAAGCAGCACCCAATTGGATGCGCGAGACTCTTACACCTGCTGACTAG
- a CDS encoding GNAT family N-acetyltransferase: protein MFHCTERLLLRPAWPEDWQAVYSGIADEGVVRNLARAPWPYSRDDARSFVELPVNPMFPRFLITRARDAALIGCIGIDMTADEVELGYWISRPYWGQGNATEAGRGVIEIASTLGHKSLVASHFLDNPASGKVLSKLGFKPTGRIVNRHSCGRGSEAPTAEYALDLSQQSTDWQSAA, encoded by the coding sequence ATGTTCCACTGCACCGAAAGGTTGCTGCTTAGGCCGGCATGGCCTGAGGATTGGCAAGCTGTGTATTCAGGTATCGCCGATGAAGGCGTGGTGCGGAACCTCGCGCGTGCGCCATGGCCATACAGCAGGGATGATGCGCGCAGCTTTGTGGAGTTGCCGGTAAATCCCATGTTTCCGCGATTTCTGATCACCAGGGCTCGGGACGCGGCCTTGATCGGTTGCATAGGCATCGACATGACCGCAGATGAGGTCGAGTTGGGCTATTGGATCAGCCGACCGTACTGGGGACAAGGCAATGCCACGGAAGCGGGGCGCGGCGTCATCGAGATCGCCTCAACATTGGGCCACAAGTCTCTGGTTGCAAGCCATTTCCTGGACAATCCTGCTTCGGGCAAGGTGTTGTCCAAACTTGGCTTCAAACCCACCGGCAGGATTGTAAATCGCCATAGCTGCGGCCGTGGTTCAGAAGCGCCGACAGCTGAATATGCGCTCGATCTGTCTCAGCAATCGACAGATTGGCAAAGTGCCGCCTGA
- a CDS encoding TetR/AcrR family transcriptional regulator yields the protein MTSRKRLTPEESRSSALEAARALLIETGPQSVTLKAVSARIGRTHANLLHHFGSASGLQKELARHLAETVCETIREAVTASRAGLGAPREVVDLAFDAFDKEGAGALASWMILTGNEDALSPIVETIHQLVDEIAQDEASHTGEGMRVHEDTLALVLMAMGDALIGKALARSLGLPDTAARDRAQLMLERSLAASQQV from the coding sequence ATGACAAGTCGCAAACGGTTAACACCTGAAGAATCAAGAAGTTCGGCGCTGGAGGCAGCACGAGCATTACTTATTGAAACGGGGCCTCAATCGGTTACTTTGAAGGCGGTTTCAGCCCGTATCGGGCGCACGCATGCCAACTTGCTGCATCATTTCGGGTCAGCATCCGGGCTTCAGAAAGAGCTCGCGAGACATTTGGCAGAGACGGTTTGCGAGACGATCAGGGAAGCTGTAACTGCTAGCCGCGCCGGGTTGGGGGCGCCGCGCGAAGTGGTGGACCTGGCATTCGATGCCTTCGACAAGGAAGGCGCGGGCGCGCTGGCGAGTTGGATGATCCTGACCGGCAATGAGGATGCGCTCAGCCCGATTGTCGAGACGATCCATCAGCTGGTCGATGAAATCGCGCAGGATGAGGCATCGCATACCGGTGAGGGGATGCGCGTGCACGAAGACACTTTGGCTCTGGTACTTATGGCGATGGGTGACGCCCTGATTGGCAAAGCTCTGGCGCGCTCGCTGGGTTTGCCAGATACCGCGGCGCGGGACCGTGCGCAGCTGATGCTGGAGCGTTCGTTGGCAGCTAGTCAGCAGGTGTAA
- the pyrC gene encoding dihydroorotase, translating to MTDKLTIRRPDDWHLHFRDGEMMRDVVPYTARQFARAIVMPNLTPPVTDTASGAAYRKRILAAVPKGIEFMPLMTCYLTDNTDPDDLARGAAEGVFTAAKLYPAGATTNSDNGVTDVRKLDPVLSRMEAEGIVLCVHGEVTDQDIDVFDREAEFIERHLRRITSEFPQLKVVFEHITTSDAVDFVLSCGPNVAATITPQHLHINRNAMLVGGIQPHNYCLPVAKRETHRLALRKAATSGDAKFFLGTDSAPHERHAKESACGCAGIFNAPFALESYLQVFEEEGALDQFEAFASLNGPAFYGLSVNEEMITLERAEVSVPDELKAGGSVVVPFHAGQALFWRIAG from the coding sequence ATGACTGACAAGCTGACGATCCGCCGCCCCGATGACTGGCATTTGCATTTCCGCGATGGCGAGATGATGCGCGATGTTGTGCCATACACCGCGCGCCAGTTTGCCCGCGCGATCGTAATGCCCAATCTTACCCCACCAGTAACAGACACCGCCAGTGGAGCCGCCTATCGTAAGCGGATCCTGGCGGCGGTGCCTAAAGGCATCGAATTTATGCCGCTGATGACCTGTTACCTGACTGACAACACCGATCCGGACGATCTGGCACGCGGTGCTGCGGAGGGCGTATTTACGGCGGCGAAGCTATATCCGGCTGGCGCGACTACGAATTCGGACAATGGCGTGACGGACGTCCGCAAGCTCGATCCGGTCCTTTCACGGATGGAGGCAGAGGGCATTGTGCTTTGCGTGCACGGCGAAGTGACTGATCAGGATATAGACGTTTTTGACCGTGAAGCCGAATTCATCGAGCGCCATCTGCGGCGGATCACCAGCGAGTTCCCGCAGCTAAAGGTGGTATTTGAACACATCACTACCAGTGACGCGGTTGATTTCGTGCTGTCTTGCGGACCCAATGTTGCTGCAACAATCACGCCACAGCACTTGCACATCAACCGCAATGCCATGCTGGTAGGCGGAATCCAGCCGCATAATTACTGTCTGCCAGTGGCCAAGCGTGAAACGCATCGGCTGGCGCTGCGTAAGGCAGCGACAAGTGGGGACGCGAAATTCTTCCTCGGCACTGATAGCGCACCGCACGAACGCCATGCCAAGGAGTCTGCGTGCGGCTGTGCGGGCATTTTCAACGCGCCGTTCGCGCTGGAAAGCTATCTTCAAGTGTTTGAAGAGGAAGGCGCACTCGATCAGTTTGAAGCCTTCGCCTCTCTTAATGGCCCCGCGTTCTACGGCCTGTCAGTGAATGAAGAGATGATCACGCTGGAACGCGCAGAAGTTTCAGTGCCGGATGAGCTTAAGGCAGGGGGCAGTGTCGTTGTGCCGTTCCATGCGGGGCAAGCGTTGTTCTGGCGGATAGCCGGCTAA
- the rplU gene encoding 50S ribosomal protein L21, which produces MFAVVRTGGKQYRVAAGDKIAVEKLAGDAGDTVTLGDVLLAGEGEKLADASKVTVSAEIIAQAKSEKVVVFKKRRRHNYRRKAGHRQQMTLLRITDVGEGAKKAPAKKAAAKKTEDAPKKEAAKKAAPKKTPAKSAAPKKVAAEKKAPAKKAPAKKAAAKKPAAKK; this is translated from the coding sequence ATGTTCGCAGTCGTGCGCACAGGCGGCAAACAATACCGGGTTGCCGCCGGAGACAAAATTGCAGTCGAAAAACTCGCTGGCGATGCCGGCGACACCGTGACGCTGGGTGATGTCCTGCTTGCAGGCGAGGGCGAAAAGCTCGCTGATGCCTCGAAAGTCACTGTTTCGGCGGAGATCATCGCTCAGGCAAAGAGCGAAAAGGTCGTCGTTTTCAAGAAACGTCGCCGCCATAACTATCGCCGCAAGGCCGGTCATCGTCAGCAGATGACGCTGCTGCGGATCACCGATGTGGGTGAGGGCGCGAAGAAGGCTCCGGCCAAGAAGGCCGCTGCCAAGAAGACTGAAGATGCGCCAAAGAAGGAAGCAGCAAAGAAAGCTGCTCCTAAGAAGACTCCAGCTAAGTCGGCCGCTCCCAAGAAGGTAGCAGCTGAGAAAAAGGCGCCGGCTAAGAAGGCTCCAGCCAAGAAGGCTGCAGCAAAGAAGCCGGCAGCGAAGAAGTAA
- the rpmA gene encoding 50S ribosomal protein L27: protein MAHKKAGGSSRNGRDSVGRRLGVKKFGSEGVVAGNIIVRQRGTKFYPGSNVGMGKDHTLFALEDGVVRFHKGKLGRKYVSVDAIMEAAE from the coding sequence ATGGCACATAAAAAAGCAGGTGGTTCATCACGTAACGGTCGCGATTCAGTCGGCCGTCGCCTTGGCGTGAAAAAGTTCGGCAGCGAAGGCGTCGTTGCGGGCAACATCATCGTGCGCCAACGTGGCACCAAGTTCTACCCGGGCAGCAATGTCGGCATGGGTAAGGATCACACGCTCTTCGCGCTCGAAGACGGCGTGGTGCGATTCCACAAAGGCAAACTCGGCCGCAAATATGTGTCTGTAGACGCGATTATGGAAGCAGCCGAATAA
- a CDS encoding metal-dependent hydrolase, with translation MTDQTTNLERSALTSKSSDEPITARGSATPAEHELIVRDRRFDRQAMVPRWWHSNDPVATAWYNSVSASLPRGEAFFIDTLRDFREDLPPKLAKEIKAFTTQEINHTREHVAFNRLVSDHGYNVESIDQGIQAMLELTEGRPKEFNLAITIALEHFAAIISRQLLAKPEYLEGADPVAADIWRWHATEEIEHKGLVYDVWLHATRDWSAWKRYKTRALVAALITKKYFGNRIRDAIGLLEQDGYSRSKAKRKLYAFLWWKPGMMRRMFFEWATILTPRFHPWNHDDRALLGKTESPYADAVMPAE, from the coding sequence ATGACTGATCAGACCACCAACCTAGAGCGCTCTGCTCTAACCAGCAAGAGCAGCGATGAACCCATCACCGCCCGCGGTAGTGCAACCCCGGCAGAGCATGAGCTGATCGTGCGGGACCGGCGGTTTGACCGCCAGGCCATGGTGCCGCGCTGGTGGCATTCCAATGATCCGGTGGCGACAGCATGGTATAATTCTGTTTCAGCCAGCCTGCCGCGCGGTGAAGCCTTCTTCATCGATACCTTGCGCGATTTCCGCGAAGACTTGCCACCCAAGCTGGCGAAGGAGATCAAGGCCTTCACCACTCAGGAAATCAACCACACGCGCGAACACGTTGCTTTCAATCGTCTGGTTTCCGATCACGGCTATAATGTCGAAAGCATTGATCAGGGTATCCAGGCAATGCTTGAGCTAACCGAGGGCCGACCCAAGGAATTCAACCTTGCGATCACGATCGCGCTGGAACACTTCGCTGCGATCATCAGTCGCCAGTTGTTGGCCAAGCCGGAATATCTGGAAGGTGCAGACCCTGTCGCCGCCGATATCTGGCGCTGGCATGCAACCGAAGAGATTGAGCACAAGGGGCTGGTCTATGACGTGTGGCTCCACGCGACCCGCGATTGGAGCGCGTGGAAGCGCTACAAAACTCGCGCACTTGTCGCGGCGCTGATCACGAAGAAATACTTCGGCAACCGCATTCGCGATGCCATCGGCCTGCTCGAGCAAGACGGCTACTCACGCAGCAAGGCCAAGCGTAAGCTCTACGCTTTCCTATGGTGGAAACCCGGCATGATGCGCCGTATGTTCTTTGAATGGGCCACCATACTGACCCCGCGCTTTCACCCATGGAACCACGATGACCGTGCACTGCTCGGCAAGACCGAAAGTCCCTACGCTGACGCGGTAATGCCAGCTGAGTAA
- a CDS encoding ATP-grasp domain-containing protein, whose amino-acid sequence MKIGFLVCPGTMPGSARRREDAYEHDLQVQAIRPEIEARGGTLTEIDWRDPIEAFNGFDLILIGTPWDYQDDEAEFLGKLDDLEFAGITVCNSSDMVRWNARKTYLRDLEARGIAMIPTLWIEKASVADIDAALYAFGCETVVAKRQVGAGAEGQTIHHMGQTAPNWHMLHPAMIQPYLPQIASDGEYSFIFVDGQFSHALRKRPAKGDYRVQSLYGGTEETITPSDVDIGFAQAVIDAIPFETPLYARIDMVRGDGNDLLLMEAELIEPFLYPEQGPELGPRMANAIAKRIQIA is encoded by the coding sequence ATGAAGATCGGATTTCTTGTTTGCCCGGGAACCATGCCGGGTTCCGCACGCCGCCGCGAAGATGCGTACGAACACGACCTGCAAGTGCAAGCGATCCGTCCAGAGATAGAGGCCCGCGGCGGAACGCTGACCGAAATCGACTGGCGCGACCCGATCGAAGCTTTCAATGGCTTTGACCTGATACTGATCGGAACACCTTGGGACTATCAGGATGATGAAGCCGAGTTCCTCGGAAAACTGGACGATCTGGAGTTTGCCGGCATCACAGTTTGCAACTCCTCCGACATGGTGCGCTGGAACGCGCGCAAAACCTATCTGCGTGATCTGGAAGCACGCGGGATAGCGATGATTCCCACTCTGTGGATCGAGAAGGCGTCAGTGGCCGACATCGACGCAGCGCTGTATGCTTTTGGCTGCGAGACGGTTGTTGCGAAGCGCCAAGTCGGCGCCGGCGCAGAGGGACAAACCATTCATCACATGGGTCAGACAGCGCCAAACTGGCACATGCTCCATCCGGCGATGATTCAGCCTTACCTGCCTCAGATCGCAAGCGACGGAGAGTACAGCTTCATCTTTGTTGATGGACAGTTCTCGCATGCGCTGCGCAAACGTCCGGCGAAGGGCGATTATCGTGTGCAATCATTATACGGTGGCACCGAAGAGACGATCACACCAAGCGATGTCGACATTGGCTTCGCACAAGCGGTGATCGATGCGATCCCCTTTGAAACTCCACTTTACGCCCGGATCGATATGGTCCGCGGAGACGGTAACGATCTATTGCTGATGGAAGCGGAGCTGATCGAACCATTCCTCTATCCAGAACAAGGGCCAGAGCTTGGACCGCGAATGGCCAATGCCATTGCGAAAAGGATTCAGATCGCATGA
- the astD gene encoding succinylglutamate-semialdehyde dehydrogenase, whose translation MSDNTYISYEPATGNELWRGEASNVDAAVAAARRAWPVWAGQSLPKRIELVRQFANQVRKRADEFAELIARETGKPLWEARTEVDAVVNKVEISINAYAERTGKKKLDSALQGTAAVRHKPHGVMVVLGPYNFPAHLPNGHIVPALIAGNTIVFKPSEKTPAVGVFLIDCFHKAGIPEEAVQIVIGGVEEGKALVSHSGVDGVLFTGSVQAGIAINRALATNPGKIVALEMGGNNPIVVLDTPLLEDAAVLIVQSAFTTAGQRCTAGRRLIVLESVYEPLMEELLKLTKRLIVDEPFAEPAPFFGPVIDNDTADKLMQSFVHLIGMGGKPIQHLRRPDESKPFLKPGIIDLTEVEDRPDVELFGPILQVVRVKDFDAAIAEANNTRFGLSASLIGGRPQDYDRFWANVRAGIINWNRPTNGASSAAPFGGIGLSGNHRPAAYYAADYCAYPVASTEMKQPRATIGVGVSKD comes from the coding sequence GTGAGCGACAATACCTACATCTCTTATGAGCCGGCCACCGGCAATGAGCTATGGCGTGGCGAAGCAAGCAACGTCGACGCAGCCGTTGCGGCTGCGCGCCGTGCTTGGCCCGTATGGGCCGGGCAATCGTTGCCCAAGCGCATCGAGCTTGTGCGCCAGTTCGCCAATCAGGTTCGCAAGCGCGCCGACGAATTCGCCGAGCTTATCGCTCGTGAGACCGGAAAACCGCTTTGGGAAGCGCGCACTGAAGTCGACGCGGTGGTCAACAAGGTTGAAATCTCAATCAACGCTTACGCTGAGCGTACTGGCAAGAAAAAGCTCGACAGCGCACTGCAAGGGACGGCAGCGGTACGTCACAAGCCGCATGGCGTCATGGTTGTGCTGGGACCCTATAACTTTCCCGCCCACTTACCCAACGGCCACATCGTTCCTGCACTGATCGCGGGCAACACGATCGTATTCAAACCAAGCGAGAAAACACCCGCAGTTGGCGTGTTTCTGATCGATTGCTTCCACAAGGCAGGTATTCCTGAGGAAGCAGTGCAAATCGTGATCGGCGGGGTTGAAGAAGGCAAGGCTCTGGTCAGCCATTCCGGCGTAGACGGGGTACTGTTCACTGGCTCTGTTCAGGCAGGCATCGCAATCAATCGTGCCTTGGCGACTAATCCAGGAAAGATTGTCGCTCTGGAAATGGGCGGCAATAATCCGATTGTCGTGTTGGATACCCCGCTGCTTGAGGACGCAGCTGTGCTGATCGTCCAATCTGCGTTCACCACCGCCGGTCAACGTTGCACCGCTGGTCGTCGGTTGATTGTGCTTGAAAGCGTTTATGAGCCGCTGATGGAAGAGCTGCTCAAGCTCACCAAACGGTTGATCGTCGATGAGCCTTTCGCTGAACCTGCGCCGTTTTTCGGCCCGGTCATCGATAATGACACCGCGGATAAGCTGATGCAGAGCTTCGTTCATCTGATCGGAATGGGCGGCAAACCAATCCAGCACTTGCGCCGGCCGGACGAAAGCAAGCCGTTTCTCAAGCCCGGGATTATCGACCTTACAGAGGTTGAGGACCGGCCTGATGTCGAGCTGTTCGGGCCGATCCTGCAAGTTGTCAGAGTGAAAGATTTCGACGCGGCAATCGCCGAAGCTAACAACACGCGCTTTGGCCTGTCAGCATCACTGATCGGCGGCAGGCCGCAGGATTATGACCGCTTTTGGGCTAATGTTCGCGCTGGCATCATTAACTGGAACCGCCCAACCAACGGAGCGTCATCGGCAGCACCGTTCGGTGGCATCGGCCTATCGGGCAATCACCGGCCGGCAGCTTACTATGCTGCCGACTATTGCGCTTACCCCGTCGCCAGCACTGAAATGAAGCAGCCGCGTGCAACCATCGGTGTTGGCGTTTCCAAAGACTAA
- the rarD gene encoding EamA family transporter RarD: MSTQSNQDDASSHAPSGIPAALGAYGIWGFLPLYLILVQSVPPIEFVGWRIIWTLPICLLIVVFRKQIPDLKAALRNSKVLLVLMGSAILIAINWFVYVWAIQTGEVYAASLGYYINPLVNVLLGTMLLKERLSRRQWLAVGLAGLGVAVLLAGALTTLWISLTLAFSFGTYGLLRKQVPVGSLPGLTIESALLIPLSVGIAWWYAAGPDGSSFGQDAFLSFAIILGGFLTAVPLLLFAVAARRMDYSTLGFFQFIAPSIVFILGLTVFDRPLLPAQIASFAFIWTAIGIFVWDMLQRRRAARVLA, translated from the coding sequence GTGTCCACGCAATCCAATCAAGACGATGCCTCAAGTCATGCGCCATCTGGCATCCCCGCGGCGTTGGGCGCGTATGGAATCTGGGGCTTCCTTCCGCTCTATCTGATCCTGGTGCAAAGTGTCCCGCCAATCGAATTCGTTGGCTGGCGGATTATCTGGACTCTGCCGATCTGCTTGTTGATTGTGGTGTTCCGCAAGCAGATACCCGACCTCAAGGCCGCTTTGAGAAACAGCAAGGTACTGCTTGTTCTGATGGGCAGCGCAATACTGATCGCCATCAACTGGTTCGTTTACGTCTGGGCCATCCAGACCGGTGAAGTCTACGCGGCCAGCCTGGGCTATTACATCAATCCGCTCGTCAACGTCTTGCTTGGCACGATGTTACTCAAAGAACGCCTGTCGCGCCGGCAGTGGTTGGCGGTTGGCCTTGCGGGCCTTGGCGTTGCAGTTCTGCTCGCCGGCGCTCTGACTACATTGTGGATCAGCCTGACGCTCGCGTTCAGCTTCGGCACGTATGGCTTGCTGCGAAAGCAGGTACCAGTTGGTTCATTACCAGGCCTCACGATTGAGAGCGCGCTTCTGATCCCGCTCTCGGTCGGGATTGCCTGGTGGTATGCTGCGGGACCCGACGGCTCTTCGTTCGGACAGGATGCTTTCCTCAGCTTCGCAATCATACTCGGAGGATTCCTGACCGCAGTGCCGCTACTGTTGTTTGCGGTGGCGGCGCGCCGCATGGATTATTCCACACTGGGATTCTTCCAGTTCATTGCGCCTTCGATCGTGTTCATATTGGGGCTGACCGTTTTTGATCGGCCACTGCTCCCAGCGCAAATTGCCAGCTTCGCCTTTATCTGGACGGCAATCGGTATCTTCGTTTGGGATATGCTGCAGCGGCGACGTGCTGCACGGGTGCTTGCTTAG
- a CDS encoding glycine zipper 2TM domain-containing protein, whose translation MTAAIEKKFAFAAAAGLAFAVATPTQAADLMQPVPAAQSHFVPSPAIGDMTAEHKRKKRHPYHARGHAYGHRNHYDDRRYYDDRSYYGEPIYRDTRIWRARDGRYYCRKEDGTTGLLIGAGVGGLIGNEVAGRGDKTLGTLLGAVGGAMLGREIDRSNSRCR comes from the coding sequence ATGACTGCCGCAATCGAAAAGAAATTTGCCTTCGCAGCAGCTGCAGGATTGGCATTTGCTGTGGCCACTCCCACGCAGGCCGCCGATCTCATGCAGCCAGTACCCGCGGCGCAATCGCACTTTGTCCCTTCGCCAGCCATCGGCGACATGACGGCTGAACATAAGCGCAAGAAGCGGCACCCCTATCATGCGCGCGGCCATGCCTATGGTCACCGGAATCATTACGATGATCGTCGCTACTACGATGACAGGAGCTATTACGGTGAACCGATCTATCGCGACACGCGAATCTGGCGCGCCCGCGACGGGCGGTATTACTGTCGCAAGGAAGACGGTACGACTGGTCTGTTGATTGGTGCCGGCGTTGGCGGGTTAATCGGTAACGAAGTGGCCGGACGCGGCGACAAGACGCTCGGCACTCTGCTTGGCGCAGTAGGCGGCGCTATGCTCGGCCGCGAGATCGACCGGAGCAATTCACGTTGCCGGTAA
- a CDS encoding metal-dependent hydrolase, protein MNAPAKIDIDTATETARDQKNPTPADLEITVRDERFNRNTTPNRWWAGEPIGTAWHNALSATFPRGEAFFIEAVKAHRDGAPPKLANEIRAFVKQEINHTREHIAFNRLAEDHGYDIKKIDKRVEEMLALTKGRPEILNLAATMALEHYTAMMASEFLKNPKHFDKADPEVRNMWRWHAAEEIEHKGVAYDTWNHATRDWTPFRRWKVRSLMMLIVTGRFFRNRWEDTMNLLAQDGITGWKARWGLFKYLAFTPGVVRRIFPAWLAYFKPGFHPWDHDDRALIGLYEGDFEDALMQPAE, encoded by the coding sequence GTGAACGCCCCCGCCAAGATCGACATCGACACCGCGACAGAAACTGCGCGCGATCAGAAAAACCCCACTCCGGCCGATCTCGAAATCACCGTGCGTGATGAGCGATTCAACCGCAACACCACTCCCAATCGCTGGTGGGCAGGAGAGCCCATTGGCACGGCCTGGCACAATGCACTGTCGGCCACTTTCCCACGCGGCGAAGCTTTCTTCATCGAAGCCGTCAAGGCGCACCGTGATGGTGCCCCGCCCAAACTTGCCAATGAAATCCGCGCTTTCGTGAAGCAGGAGATCAACCACACCCGTGAGCACATCGCCTTCAATCGCCTGGCCGAAGATCACGGCTACGACATCAAGAAGATCGACAAGCGCGTCGAGGAAATGCTGGCCCTGACAAAAGGCCGTCCAGAGATTCTCAACCTCGCGGCAACCATGGCGCTGGAACACTATACCGCGATGATGGCGAGCGAATTCCTCAAGAATCCGAAGCATTTCGATAAGGCCGACCCGGAAGTGCGCAACATGTGGCGCTGGCATGCGGCTGAAGAAATCGAGCACAAAGGTGTCGCTTATGACACCTGGAATCACGCTACACGCGATTGGACCCCATTCCGCCGCTGGAAGGTGCGCAGCTTGATGATGCTGATCGTTACCGGCCGCTTCTTCAGGAATCGCTGGGAAGATACCATGAACCTGCTTGCGCAGGATGGCATCACCGGCTGGAAAGCGCGTTGGGGCCTGTTCAAATATCTCGCGTTTACGCCAGGTGTTGTGCGTCGCATCTTCCCCGCGTGGCTTGCTTACTTCAAACCAGGTTTCCACCCTTGGGATCACGATGATCGCGCACTGATCGGCCTGTATGAAGGCGACTTTGAAGACGCCTTGATGCAGCCAGCCGAATAG
- a CDS encoding sulfotransferase domain-containing protein produces the protein MIEPLRSNRCDFLGSSKELGGFMADLPVRKHVYQNHHLDSTRWNWFTPRSDDIIIATSYKAGTTFTQTIVGNLLFPDGDLPGPASFISPWLDFRPFPLEMVLGQLEEQDHRRYIKTHTPLDGLPYYSDCKYLCVTRDPRDVFMSLLNHWGSHTDEFYGTMNGVPGRVGEEFPHFTGDIKQIWRDWISRSWFDWEIGGYPYWSHLSFALTFWNYRHLPNIKLLHFNDLLDDLDGQMRGVADYLGIDVPSELWPDVVKRCTFAEVKKDPFKVVGENISFAFKGGADTFIHKGTNGRWVGVLDDEDLALYESAMSKLPQDYAHWLQNGGPVSTT, from the coding sequence TTGATTGAACCTTTGCGTTCCAATAGGTGTGATTTCTTAGGGTCGAGCAAAGAGTTGGGGGGCTTTATGGCCGACTTACCAGTCCGCAAGCATGTTTATCAAAATCACCATCTGGACTCCACGCGATGGAATTGGTTCACACCGCGAAGCGACGACATAATCATTGCGACATCCTACAAGGCTGGAACAACCTTTACTCAAACCATTGTCGGCAATCTTCTTTTCCCGGACGGCGACCTGCCGGGTCCCGCTTCGTTCATTTCTCCCTGGCTCGATTTTCGGCCTTTTCCTCTGGAGATGGTTCTCGGTCAGTTGGAGGAGCAAGATCACCGTCGATACATTAAGACGCATACCCCCTTGGACGGACTGCCCTATTATTCCGACTGCAAGTATCTATGCGTAACCCGCGATCCAAGAGACGTGTTCATGTCGCTGCTCAATCATTGGGGCAGCCACACAGACGAATTCTATGGCACGATGAACGGCGTTCCCGGAAGAGTCGGCGAAGAGTTTCCTCACTTTACTGGCGACATAAAGCAGATTTGGCGCGATTGGATCAGCCGCAGTTGGTTTGATTGGGAGATCGGCGGTTATCCGTACTGGTCCCATCTCAGCTTTGCGCTCACATTCTGGAATTACCGGCACCTTCCAAACATCAAGCTGCTGCATTTCAACGACTTGCTCGATGATCTAGACGGTCAGATGAGAGGTGTGGCGGACTATCTGGGCATTGATGTTCCATCCGAACTTTGGCCCGATGTAGTTAAGCGGTGCACCTTTGCGGAGGTGAAAAAGGATCCATTCAAAGTTGTTGGCGAGAACATATCCTTTGCGTTCAAGGGCGGTGCGGACACCTTCATCCATAAAGGTACCAACGGGCGCTGGGTTGGGGTGCTGGATGATGAAGATCTGGCGCTTTACGAATCAGCTATGAGCAAGCTGCCGCAAGACTACGCCCACTGGCTGCAGAACGGCGGTCCTGTCTCTACCACTTAG